In the genome of Solibacillus silvestris, one region contains:
- a CDS encoding sodium:dicarboxylate symporter, translated as MNFYVLLNIALLLIVIAFLYFLKTKHVKFSNRVFIALGLGIILGVGLQFAYGVGSDAINETVPWYNIVGTGYVKLLQMIAMPLVFISILAAFTKVTFGKNLGKSAAVILSVLISTTAVAAGLGIASTVLFDLDASQIMQGEAEIARGESLVERSAEVTPLPEQILSMFPANPFADLTGSRATSTIGVVIFAAFLGFSYLTLRRKEEETAANVKKGVDALYGLIMGVVRIILRLTPYGVAAIMARTVATSDLGAIMDLGKFILASYVALIAMFILHLIIVALTGLSPLTYLKKTAEVLLFAFTSRSSAGALPLNIQTQTKRLGVPDGIANFAASFGLSIGQNGCAGVYPAMLAVMIAPTVGIDPLTPGFIATLILIVAISSFGVAGVGGGATFAAIIVLSAMDLPIALAGVLISVEPLIDMGRTALNVSGSMVSGVVSSRATKELDTTVYNEPADTQLVQ; from the coding sequence TTGAATTTCTACGTATTGCTTAATATTGCTTTGCTGCTTATTGTCATTGCTTTTTTATATTTCCTTAAAACGAAGCATGTTAAGTTTTCAAATCGTGTTTTTATCGCCTTAGGTTTAGGTATTATACTTGGGGTAGGATTACAATTTGCATATGGGGTAGGGTCGGATGCCATTAATGAAACTGTGCCATGGTACAACATCGTCGGAACGGGCTATGTAAAGTTACTGCAGATGATTGCAATGCCTTTAGTATTCATTTCGATATTAGCTGCATTTACAAAAGTGACATTTGGTAAAAACTTAGGTAAGTCAGCAGCGGTTATTTTATCAGTTTTAATCAGTACAACTGCTGTTGCAGCTGGTTTAGGTATTGCATCAACAGTGTTATTTGACTTAGATGCATCTCAAATTATGCAAGGTGAGGCTGAAATTGCACGCGGTGAATCATTGGTTGAACGTTCGGCAGAAGTGACACCTTTACCTGAACAAATTTTATCAATGTTTCCTGCAAATCCATTTGCGGATTTAACAGGATCTCGTGCAACATCAACAATTGGGGTTGTAATTTTCGCGGCATTTTTAGGATTTAGTTATTTAACACTCCGTCGAAAAGAAGAAGAAACGGCGGCAAATGTTAAAAAAGGTGTCGATGCACTTTACGGTTTAATCATGGGTGTTGTACGTATTATTTTACGTTTAACTCCATATGGTGTAGCTGCCATTATGGCACGTACCGTTGCAACGAGTGATTTAGGGGCGATTATGGATTTAGGTAAATTCATCTTAGCTTCTTATGTTGCATTGATCGCTATGTTCATTCTGCATTTAATCATTGTGGCATTAACAGGTTTAAGTCCATTAACTTATTTGAAAAAAACAGCTGAAGTACTGCTATTTGCATTTACTTCACGTTCAAGTGCAGGAGCATTACCGTTAAATATTCAAACGCAGACAAAGCGTCTTGGTGTTCCGGATGGCATTGCCAACTTTGCTGCTTCATTTGGTCTTTCAATCGGGCAAAATGGTTGTGCGGGTGTTTATCCGGCAATGTTGGCCGTAATGATTGCACCGACAGTAGGTATTGATCCGTTAACACCTGGCTTTATCGCAACATTAATTTTAATTGTGGCGATCAGTTCATTTGGTGTGGCAGGTGTAGGTGGTGGTGCGACATTCGCAGCCATTATCGTCTTATCTGCAATGGATTTACCGATTGCGTTAGCAGGTGTTTTAATTTCGGTAGAACCTTTAATCGACATGGGTCGTACAGCGCTTAATGTAAGCGGGTCAATGGTTTCAGGTGTCGTATCAAGCCGTGCAACAAAAGAGCTCGATACAACAGTCTACAATGAACCAGCCGATACACAATTAGTTCAATAA
- a CDS encoding ATPase, translating to MINSNRENLSLNEKILEHKELIAALVSGFIILLAWRMESTEQTTAAVIAYLTAFFIGGYAKAKEGIEDTIESKSLNVEILMIIAAIGSAIIGYWMEGAILIFIFALSGALETYAMNKNNREISSLMDLQPEEAWLVRGGFEPIKVSVKDLKVNDHILVKPGERIPADGEIYKGISTVDEAAITGESMPITKKAGNEVFAGTVNLNSVLTIKVTKPSSETLFQKIITLVQSAQSEKSPSQQFIERFESVYVKAVLLAVALMMFLPHYLLDWDWTTTLYRAMVLLVVASPCALVASIMPATLSAISNGARNGILVKGGVHLENLSSIRVLAVDKTGTLTQGTPVVTDFIVRDDLDKQQTLALIAGIEGQSNHPLAQAINAFAKEQGVINEQNITIEDIPGYGMKAQFNEQSYIIGKPDFVGAKLAKQFADGALEQLANEGKTVVFLKDHQGIAALIALKDVVREEAKKAVAALQELGINVAMLTGDNETTAKAIAKEAGVSTYVAECLPETKVEHIKQYEKTSGHVGMVGDGINDAPALATASVGIAMGGGTDVALETADVILMKNDLSKIAHAVKLSRKMQRIVKQNIIFSLTVIALLIISNFFQAISLPLGVIGHEGSTILVILNGLRMLSKNV from the coding sequence ATGATTAATTCTAATCGAGAAAACTTATCTTTAAATGAGAAAATCTTAGAACACAAAGAATTAATTGCAGCTTTAGTATCCGGCTTTATCATTTTGCTCGCGTGGCGAATGGAGTCAACAGAGCAAACGACAGCCGCTGTAATCGCATATTTAACAGCATTCTTTATCGGTGGATATGCAAAAGCAAAAGAAGGTATTGAAGATACAATAGAAAGCAAGTCTTTAAATGTAGAAATTTTAATGATTATTGCTGCCATTGGTTCTGCCATTATCGGTTACTGGATGGAAGGTGCTATATTAATCTTTATATTTGCCTTAAGCGGCGCACTTGAAACATATGCAATGAATAAAAACAATCGTGAAATCTCTTCATTAATGGACCTGCAGCCAGAGGAAGCATGGCTTGTACGAGGCGGATTTGAACCGATTAAAGTTTCCGTAAAAGATTTGAAGGTAAACGATCATATATTAGTAAAACCAGGTGAACGTATACCGGCAGATGGCGAAATTTATAAAGGTATTTCAACAGTTGATGAGGCAGCGATTACCGGTGAATCAATGCCTATTACGAAAAAAGCAGGTAATGAAGTTTTTGCCGGTACAGTAAATTTAAACAGTGTGTTAACTATAAAAGTAACAAAGCCTAGTTCCGAAACATTGTTCCAAAAAATCATTACACTTGTTCAATCTGCACAAAGCGAAAAATCACCTTCCCAACAGTTTATTGAACGCTTTGAAAGTGTGTATGTAAAAGCAGTATTATTGGCCGTAGCACTCATGATGTTTTTACCGCACTATTTATTAGACTGGGATTGGACGACAACTCTTTACCGAGCAATGGTATTACTTGTTGTTGCTTCTCCTTGTGCATTAGTTGCTTCTATTATGCCGGCTACCCTTTCAGCGATTTCCAATGGTGCGAGAAACGGGATACTTGTTAAAGGCGGTGTGCATTTAGAAAATTTAAGCTCGATCCGCGTATTGGCAGTAGATAAGACTGGTACATTAACACAAGGAACACCTGTTGTGACAGATTTTATTGTTCGTGATGATTTAGACAAACAGCAGACGTTAGCTTTAATAGCAGGGATTGAAGGACAGTCAAACCATCCCCTTGCACAGGCGATTAACGCATTCGCAAAAGAGCAGGGTGTCATCAACGAGCAAAATATTACCATAGAAGATATTCCTGGTTACGGAATGAAAGCGCAGTTTAATGAACAATCCTATATAATCGGAAAACCTGACTTTGTTGGAGCAAAATTGGCAAAACAATTTGCTGATGGAGCGCTCGAACAATTAGCGAATGAAGGTAAAACAGTTGTATTTCTTAAAGATCACCAAGGCATTGCAGCACTTATCGCCCTTAAAGATGTCGTTCGGGAAGAGGCAAAAAAGGCGGTAGCTGCACTGCAAGAGCTAGGTATTAATGTAGCCATGCTGACTGGTGACAATGAAACAACCGCAAAAGCAATTGCAAAAGAAGCTGGTGTTTCGACTTATGTGGCGGAGTGCTTGCCGGAAACGAAGGTCGAGCATATTAAGCAATACGAAAAAACATCCGGCCATGTCGGCATGGTTGGTGACGGTATCAATGATGCCCCTGCCCTTGCTACTGCCTCCGTCGGTATTGCAATGGGTGGCGGTACAGATGTCGCACTAGAGACAGCGGATGTAATATTAATGAAAAACGACTTATCTAAAATTGCCCATGCCGTTAAGCTTTCGCGAAAAATGCAGCGTATCGTGAAACAGAACATTATTTTTTCATTAACGGTTATTGCTCTGCTGATCATTTCGAACTTCTTCCAAGCAATCAGCCTTCCTCTAGGCGTTATTGGTCATGAAGGCAGTACAATTTTAGTTATTTTAAATGGATTACGTATGCTGAGTAAAAATGTTTAG
- a CDS encoding gluconate transporter, protein MLFLIILIGVLFIVFATAKLKLHPFLALLISSFFVGIAAGMPLLTVVESINTGFGGLMTSIGIVIVAGTIIGIILEKSGAAYRMAEVVLRVIGPKRPQLAMSIIGYIVSIPVFCDSGYIILTSLKKALAKRAGVTIASMAVALATGLYATHVLVPPTPGPIAAAGNIGAADYLGTIILIGLIVAIPATIVGYIWATKVASKIRVEADDEPALDYDEIIKSFGKMPSTFKSFLPIVLPIILIGAGSVAALVGDPEAGVNTFFRFLGSPTVALILGVFAAFLLLPELSEETLSNWIGEALKEAAPILLITGAGGAFGTVIKNTGVGDKLQEMDLGALATGALFLLIPFLIAAALKTAQGSSTAALVITSSLIAPMLPTLGIEGAVPLALVVMAIGAGSMTVSHVNDSFFWVITQYSGMKVTDAYKAQTMATLLMGLTTIIFTMALWFVLV, encoded by the coding sequence ATGTTGTTTCTAATTATTCTGATTGGTGTGTTGTTTATTGTCTTTGCAACGGCAAAACTAAAGCTGCATCCTTTTCTTGCATTATTAATTAGTTCATTCTTTGTTGGTATTGCAGCGGGTATGCCTTTGTTAACAGTTGTAGAAAGTATTAACACAGGGTTTGGAGGGCTGATGACGAGCATTGGTATCGTCATCGTAGCAGGTACGATTATTGGAATTATATTAGAAAAATCCGGCGCTGCATATCGTATGGCTGAAGTCGTATTGCGGGTAATTGGACCAAAACGACCGCAATTAGCAATGTCGATCATTGGCTACATTGTATCCATTCCGGTATTTTGCGATTCAGGCTATATCATTTTAACGAGTTTAAAGAAAGCGCTGGCTAAACGTGCAGGCGTAACAATTGCTTCAATGGCAGTTGCTTTAGCTACGGGTTTATATGCAACTCACGTACTTGTACCGCCTACACCAGGACCGATTGCGGCTGCTGGAAATATTGGTGCAGCAGATTATTTAGGCACAATCATTTTAATAGGATTAATCGTTGCTATTCCAGCAACAATCGTAGGCTATATTTGGGCGACTAAAGTAGCATCGAAAATTCGGGTTGAGGCAGATGATGAGCCGGCATTGGATTACGATGAAATTATTAAGTCGTTTGGTAAAATGCCTTCTACATTCAAGTCATTCTTACCGATTGTATTGCCGATTATATTGATCGGGGCAGGTTCTGTTGCTGCATTAGTAGGTGACCCTGAAGCGGGAGTTAATACATTCTTCAGATTCCTCGGTTCACCGACAGTCGCACTAATACTAGGGGTATTTGCTGCATTTTTACTATTGCCTGAACTGAGTGAAGAAACATTATCAAACTGGATCGGTGAAGCTTTAAAAGAAGCAGCGCCAATTTTATTAATCACAGGTGCTGGTGGCGCATTTGGTACGGTTATTAAAAATACAGGTGTCGGTGATAAACTTCAGGAAATGGATTTAGGTGCATTAGCAACAGGCGCATTATTTTTATTAATTCCGTTTTTAATTGCCGCTGCTCTAAAAACAGCGCAAGGTTCATCAACTGCAGCATTAGTTATTACATCTTCTTTAATCGCACCGATGCTACCGACTTTAGGAATCGAAGGGGCAGTGCCGTTAGCATTAGTCGTTATGGCAATTGGTGCGGGATCTATGACAGTTAGTCATGTAAACGATAGTTTCTTCTGGGTAATTACTCAATACAGCGGAATGAAAGTTACGGATGCATATAAAGCGCAAACGATGGCAACATTGCTGATGGGTTTAACGACAATTATCTTCACAATGGCATTATGGTTTGTACTAGTTTAA
- a CDS encoding glycerate kinase: MKIIISPDSFKGTLSSGEVTSVIKEAIKKVDNKIETICLPIADGGEGTLDALVKATKGKYLTASVQNPLGKRIEAKYGVLGDGKTCVIEMAQASGLTLINEEEKNPRFATTYGTGQLIQHAMDTGYRHFIIGIGGSATNDGGQGMLRALGMKFIDKDGNEILNDVYQFNALKKIDLSNFDSRISESTFMIACDVDNPLIGSNGATAVFGPQKGVEPHDINIFDQNLNHYITIIESQQNVKVRHRAGAGAAGGIGSAFMAFFPHQFKPGVDIVLEAVQFTNHLEKADFVITGEGKSDEQTLSGKAPIGVAKLAKEKGVPTILISGMIENSSILKTYFHQVESIVGNDISAEQSLNNPSYYLEQKVTDLIKRLI, from the coding sequence ATGAAGATTATTATAAGTCCGGATTCCTTTAAAGGGACATTGTCTTCCGGAGAGGTTACATCAGTGATAAAGGAAGCAATTAAAAAGGTGGACAATAAGATTGAAACAATTTGTTTACCGATTGCAGATGGCGGCGAAGGAACCCTTGATGCATTAGTCAAAGCTACAAAAGGAAAGTATTTGACAGCGTCGGTTCAAAATCCTTTAGGGAAGCGGATTGAAGCAAAATATGGAGTACTGGGCGATGGGAAAACTTGTGTGATAGAAATGGCCCAGGCGTCAGGGTTAACACTTATAAATGAAGAAGAAAAAAACCCCCGTTTTGCAACAACATACGGAACAGGTCAATTAATCCAACATGCAATGGATACAGGTTATCGTCACTTTATTATCGGTATTGGAGGAAGCGCTACAAATGATGGTGGCCAGGGAATGCTAAGGGCACTTGGAATGAAATTCATAGACAAAGATGGTAATGAAATTTTAAACGACGTATACCAATTTAATGCACTTAAAAAAATCGATTTGTCTAATTTTGATTCACGAATTTCTGAAAGTACATTTATGATTGCCTGTGATGTAGATAACCCGTTAATAGGTTCGAATGGAGCTACAGCTGTATTTGGGCCGCAAAAAGGGGTAGAGCCGCATGATATTAATATATTTGATCAAAATTTAAATCATTATATTACTATTATCGAATCACAGCAAAACGTAAAAGTCCGTCATCGTGCAGGAGCTGGCGCGGCTGGTGGAATTGGCTCGGCGTTTATGGCCTTTTTTCCGCACCAATTTAAGCCTGGTGTAGATATTGTGCTGGAAGCAGTGCAATTTACAAATCACCTGGAAAAAGCGGATTTTGTCATTACAGGTGAAGGGAAATCGGATGAGCAAACACTTTCCGGAAAAGCGCCAATAGGGGTTGCTAAGCTGGCAAAAGAAAAAGGTGTGCCAACAATTTTAATTTCGGGAATGATTGAAAATTCCAGTATTCTAAAAACCTATTTCCATCAAGTTGAAAGTATTGTCGGTAATGATATTTCGGCGGAGCAATCATTAAATAATCCAAGTTATTATTTGGAACAAAAGGTTACGGATTTAATAAAAAGATTAATATAA
- a CDS encoding sugar diacid utilization regulator: MLTIRLANEIVEQTMLRLKRNVNVMSIDGIILASGDKERVEKFHEGAKFVAESKKTLIISDDNIHDFPQTKHGINLPIFFQEEIVCIIGITGVVDEELLNISSLVQLTAEVLVHQALIESKSEWQRKMSVHIFEELISGTSINRFVKERINKLAIPFIAPYCIILLKAEQKTGSHRTLIQYIDDFFYNKPVIFGHFQLDEYFILITELNQTTLTKIVEAFNTYIKSKFSIKIAVGEHVENLERLPHSYKTAQLALKHHHTVSKVIYHQEVEVFTLFNPEVAHHYSIKTLNQLDDKLIATLQCFFNNNKSASATADELQIHRHTLAYRLSQIREQTFLNPAEFHDALKLQIALWHREG; encoded by the coding sequence TTGTTAACAATAAGACTGGCAAATGAAATTGTAGAACAAACAATGCTGCGGTTAAAGCGTAATGTAAATGTAATGAGCATTGACGGCATTATATTAGCTTCCGGTGATAAGGAGCGGGTGGAAAAGTTTCATGAAGGCGCGAAGTTTGTAGCAGAATCGAAGAAAACGCTCATAATATCAGACGACAATATTCATGATTTCCCGCAAACAAAGCACGGGATAAATTTGCCGATCTTTTTTCAGGAGGAAATCGTTTGTATTATTGGGATTACCGGTGTGGTCGATGAGGAACTGCTAAATATTTCTTCATTAGTTCAGTTAACAGCAGAGGTATTAGTCCATCAGGCTCTTATTGAATCTAAAAGCGAATGGCAGCGGAAAATGAGTGTACATATTTTTGAGGAACTAATTAGTGGCACTTCTATAAATCGGTTTGTAAAAGAACGGATAAATAAACTGGCCATACCCTTTATTGCCCCCTATTGCATCATATTATTAAAGGCCGAACAAAAGACTGGTTCCCATCGGACACTTATACAATATATCGATGATTTCTTTTATAACAAACCCGTTATCTTTGGACATTTTCAGCTAGATGAATACTTTATTTTAATTACAGAATTGAATCAAACAACTTTAACAAAAATAGTGGAAGCATTTAATACTTATATAAAAAGCAAATTCAGTATTAAAATTGCTGTCGGTGAACATGTTGAAAATCTTGAACGGTTACCGCATTCCTATAAAACAGCGCAGTTAGCTTTAAAGCATCATCATACCGTCTCGAAAGTAATCTACCATCAGGAAGTTGAAGTATTCACCTTATTTAATCCAGAGGTAGCCCATCACTACAGTATAAAAACATTGAACCAACTGGATGATAAATTAATTGCTACATTGCAATGCTTTTTTAATAATAATAAGTCAGCTTCAGCGACTGCCGACGAATTGCAAATACACCGACATACGTTAGCTTACCGGCTTTCTCAAATTAGAGAGCAAACCTTTTTAAATCCTGCGGAGTTTCATGATGCATTAAAACTGCAAATCGCACTATGGCATCGTGAAGGCTGA
- a CDS encoding ribonuclease, translated as MEEKGELKEKISLVKSYVSPDRSQIDILTTKGFIQDLIYRTKNVDMSGMGAQLAYFFLLSFFPMLIFMVTLLPYLNLEQGQIFDFLSDVMPEEVYGLIETTLTDVLNNQNGGLLSIGIIGTLWSASRGVDALMKSLNRAYDVEGRAGFLNRLWSLVFTIALVAVILIALVFPVFGQQIGNIVFGYLGVEESFANVWTFVRWITPPTLIFIVISVMYWIVPNTDPRLTMFSVIPGAVFATLGWLVLTYGFSFYINNFGNYSSTYGSIGGVIILMLWLYFTGMIIILGGLLNASFQKRQLAKESKKQAKSPVF; from the coding sequence ATGGAAGAAAAGGGAGAACTAAAAGAAAAGATTTCGCTAGTTAAATCATATGTTTCACCGGATCGTAGCCAAATAGATATACTGACGACAAAAGGGTTTATCCAAGATTTAATTTATCGAACTAAAAATGTGGACATGTCAGGCATGGGGGCACAGTTGGCCTATTTTTTCCTGTTATCATTTTTCCCTATGCTTATTTTTATGGTAACGCTTTTACCTTACTTAAATTTGGAACAAGGGCAAATATTCGATTTTTTAAGTGATGTTATGCCTGAAGAAGTATATGGACTGATCGAAACGACATTAACAGATGTTCTGAACAATCAAAACGGCGGTTTACTTTCAATCGGTATTATTGGTACACTATGGTCTGCCTCTAGAGGTGTAGATGCACTGATGAAATCATTAAACCGTGCCTATGATGTAGAAGGCAGAGCAGGATTTTTAAACCGTTTATGGTCACTTGTTTTTACAATTGCATTAGTAGCAGTTATTTTAATAGCACTTGTATTCCCGGTTTTTGGTCAGCAGATCGGCAATATCGTATTCGGCTATTTAGGTGTAGAGGAGTCATTCGCAAACGTTTGGACCTTTGTGCGCTGGATTACGCCGCCAACACTTATTTTCATCGTAATATCAGTCATGTATTGGATTGTCCCGAATACAGATCCTCGGTTAACGATGTTCAGTGTGATTCCGGGTGCTGTTTTTGCAACTTTGGGCTGGCTTGTATTAACGTACGGATTCTCATTCTATATTAATAATTTCGGTAATTACAGTTCAACATACGGCAGTATCGGCGGGGTCATTATTTTAATGCTTTGGCTATATTTCACAGGAATGATCATCATATTAGGTGGCTTGCTTAATGCGTCATTCCAAAAAAGGCAACTTGCTAAAGAAAGTAAAAAGCAAGCCAAATCACCTGTTTTTTAG
- a CDS encoding pseudouridine-5-phosphate glycosidase, whose product MKQYLSYSQEVLEAKEKGLPIVALESTIISHGMPYPQNVQTAREVEQIIRDGGAVPATIALIDGKIKIGLSDEELEMFGNAQGVAKTSRRDIGYLLATKKIGATTVAATMICAELAGIELFVTGGIGGVHRGAETTMDISADLEELAMTNVAVVCAGAKSILDIGLTLEYLETKGVPVIGYGTDKLPAFYARESEFDVNIRVDSAEETAAILRAKWDLGLRGGALIANPIPVEDAMESSVIDGIIDNALNEAKEQGIAGKNVTPFLLGKVKELTEGKSLDANIALVKHNARVGAKIAVELNK is encoded by the coding sequence ATGAAACAATATTTATCATATTCACAAGAGGTATTAGAAGCTAAAGAGAAAGGCTTACCAATCGTAGCGTTGGAATCAACAATTATTTCACACGGTATGCCATATCCTCAAAATGTACAAACAGCTCGTGAAGTAGAACAAATTATTCGTGATGGCGGTGCAGTACCGGCAACAATCGCATTAATCGATGGGAAAATTAAAATCGGTTTATCTGATGAAGAATTAGAAATGTTCGGTAATGCTCAAGGTGTAGCAAAAACAAGCCGTCGTGATATTGGCTATTTACTTGCAACAAAGAAAATCGGTGCAACTACTGTAGCGGCAACAATGATCTGTGCTGAGCTTGCTGGTATTGAACTATTCGTAACAGGCGGTATTGGTGGGGTTCACCGTGGCGCTGAAACTACAATGGATATTTCTGCAGACTTGGAAGAGCTGGCAATGACAAATGTGGCTGTAGTATGTGCAGGTGCCAAATCAATTTTAGACATCGGCTTAACATTGGAATACCTTGAAACTAAAGGTGTACCGGTAATTGGTTACGGAACAGATAAATTGCCTGCATTCTATGCACGTGAAAGTGAATTCGATGTAAATATCCGCGTTGATTCTGCAGAAGAAACTGCTGCAATTCTACGTGCTAAGTGGGATTTAGGTTTACGTGGCGGTGCATTGATCGCTAATCCGATCCCAGTAGAAGATGCTATGGAATCAAGTGTTATTGACGGAATTATTGACAATGCATTAAATGAAGCGAAAGAACAAGGTATCGCAGGCAAAAATGTAACGCCATTCTTATTAGGTAAAGTGAAAGAGCTGACAGAAGGTAAATCACTGGATGCCAATATTGCCCTTGTTAAACATAATGCCCGTGTGGGTGCAAAAATTGCTGTCGAATTAAATAAATAA
- a CDS encoding carbohydrate kinase produces MNEKEKLIFQLIKKNPYLSQQEMAEQLGMSRPALANIISSLIKRGEILGRAYVLPEKNQIIAIGGANIDRKFTIEQNVQLRTSNPASVTESVGGVARNIAENLGRLGNRVSLITVMGEDHDSAFIEQNCKSMMNVDLVEKLNDYNTGSYTAVLDNMGELVISMANMAIYDQLLPSILKKHEAILQNASCIVIDLNSPLETVEYIRNFAIERNIALAVIPVSSPKMKNMSQDLHGISYFICNRDEAESYLNVKLETYSQYEKAVNMLLQKGAEHVVLTLGEHGVMVGNEGNIVHYKAIATRNIVDVTGAGDAFVSAFLHGVLNDEELEEAIQLGLVNASKTLQSDKTVREDLTKDNLIEWRNL; encoded by the coding sequence TTGAATGAAAAGGAAAAATTGATTTTCCAATTAATAAAGAAGAATCCCTACTTATCACAACAGGAAATGGCAGAACAACTGGGAATGTCCAGGCCAGCGCTTGCTAATATAATCTCTTCGCTTATAAAACGAGGGGAAATTTTAGGACGTGCCTATGTTTTGCCAGAGAAAAATCAAATCATTGCAATTGGTGGTGCCAATATCGATCGTAAATTCACTATTGAGCAAAATGTCCAATTACGGACTTCCAATCCTGCTTCTGTTACAGAATCGGTAGGCGGTGTTGCCCGCAATATCGCTGAAAACTTAGGGCGGTTAGGCAACCGTGTTTCCTTAATTACTGTAATGGGTGAAGATCATGATAGTGCATTTATTGAACAAAATTGTAAGAGTATGATGAATGTGGATTTAGTAGAGAAATTAAACGATTATAATACAGGTTCTTATACAGCAGTACTTGATAATATGGGTGAACTGGTAATATCGATGGCAAATATGGCGATTTATGATCAGTTGTTGCCGAGTATTTTAAAAAAGCACGAAGCGATACTACAAAATGCCAGCTGTATTGTCATTGACTTAAACAGCCCGTTAGAAACAGTAGAATATATTAGGAATTTCGCAATAGAGCGTAATATCGCATTGGCGGTTATCCCTGTTTCTTCACCTAAGATGAAAAATATGTCGCAGGATCTGCACGGTATCAGTTACTTTATTTGCAATCGAGATGAAGCGGAAAGCTATTTAAATGTGAAGCTGGAAACATATAGCCAATATGAAAAGGCTGTTAACATGTTGTTGCAAAAAGGAGCGGAGCATGTTGTGCTCACTCTTGGCGAACATGGAGTAATGGTGGGGAACGAAGGTAATATAGTACACTACAAAGCCATTGCAACTAGAAATATAGTAGATGTTACAGGTGCCGGAGATGCTTTTGTTAGTGCATTTTTACATGGTGTATTAAACGATGAAGAGCTTGAAGAAGCAATCCAGCTCGGATTGGTAAATGCATCGAAAACATTGCAATCGGATAAAACAGTACGTGAAGATTTAACAAAAGACAACTTAATTGAATGGAGGAATTTATAA
- a CDS encoding flagellar motor protein MotB, with the protein MAKKRKRHKKHEEHIDESWLVPYADILTLLLALFIVLFASSSVDEKKLEQMSAVFNNIFTGGTGVMDNSSIIQTPDNSTPTGISKYMEDQQRLHETQNRVDEFIAINELEDQFETKMTEEGLLITIRDSILFDMGRADVKAEYATIADELAQLLMFDPPRNIVITGHTDNVPIKTPEFDSNWDLSVMRAVNFMKEIVSGNEQLDSKYFSVKGFGEFQPIATNDTQEGRAKNRRVEVLVQPRIAENGDVIVE; encoded by the coding sequence TTGGCAAAGAAGCGTAAAAGACATAAAAAGCATGAGGAACATATTGACGAGTCCTGGTTAGTACCTTATGCAGATATATTAACTCTATTACTAGCATTATTTATTGTACTTTTTGCATCAAGCTCAGTGGATGAGAAAAAATTGGAGCAAATGTCTGCAGTATTTAATAATATTTTTACCGGTGGCACAGGTGTAATGGACAACTCATCTATCATACAAACACCGGATAACTCTACACCAACAGGTATCTCTAAATATATGGAAGATCAGCAACGCCTACATGAAACGCAAAACCGTGTGGACGAGTTTATTGCGATTAATGAGCTGGAAGACCAGTTTGAAACGAAAATGACAGAAGAGGGATTATTAATTACCATCCGGGACAGTATTTTATTCGATATGGGACGAGCAGATGTGAAAGCGGAATATGCAACAATTGCTGACGAGCTTGCTCAATTATTAATGTTTGATCCACCGCGTAATATTGTCATTACTGGTCATACAGATAATGTACCGATTAAGACACCTGAATTCGATTCCAACTGGGATCTGTCTGTAATGCGTGCAGTAAACTTCATGAAAGAAATCGTTTCGGGAAATGAACAACTTGATTCCAAATACTTCAGTGTAAAAGGTTTCGGAGAATTCCAGCCGATAGCTACGAATGATACTCAAGAAGGCAGAGCCAAAAACCGCCGTGTTGAGGTGCTCGTACAGCCACGTATAGCAGAAAATGGCGATGTAATAGTAGAATAG